One genomic window of Dunckerocampus dactyliophorus isolate RoL2022-P2 chromosome 7, RoL_Ddac_1.1, whole genome shotgun sequence includes the following:
- the taf12 gene encoding transcription initiation factor TFIID subunit 12: MANITTTAVKVIGAPGPAGRSSPEGSQVLSKKKLQDLVREIDPNEQLDEDVEEMLLQIADDFIESVVTAACQLARHRKSNTLEVKDVQLHLERQWNMWIPGYGSDEIRPFKKACTTEAHKQRMALIRKTTKK; this comes from the exons ATGGCCAACATCACCACAACGGCAGTGAAGGTTATTGGAGCTCCTGGTCCCGCAGGCAGAAGCAGCCCTGAAGGATCCCAG GTGCTCAGCAAGAAGAAGCTACAAGACCTGGTGAGAGAAATCGACCCCAACGAGCAGCTGGATGAGGACGTGGAGGAG ATGCTGCTGCAAATCGCAGACGACTTCATTGAGAGCGTGGTGACGGCCGCCTGTCAGCTGGCACGCCATCGCAAGTCCAACACCTTGGAGGTCAAAGATGTGCAGTTACATCTCG aGCGCCAGTGGAACATGTGGATCCCGGGTTACGGCTCAGACGAGATCCGGCCGTTTAAGAAGGCGTGCACCACAGAGGCTCACAAACAG aggaTGGCTCTGATCCGCAAGACGACCAAAAAGtag
- the rab42b gene encoding ras-related protein Rab-42b gives MDPTVWQYQFRVIMLGDSTVGKSSLLKRYTENQYLDSINETVGVDFYVHFLEMEPGVRVKLQFWDTAGQERFRSVTRSYYRNSVGALLVFDLTNQASFDHIRECHAEVCERVQPYKVLFVLVGHKCDMDAHKERAVSREEAEKLALLLGVPYVEASAKTGQNVKAAFELLARGVYLGLMNGEVELQEGWDGVKCAAPLTLQAHNTSPGQPVSARKSKKCCD, from the exons ATGGACCCGACTGTGTGGCAGTATCAGTTCCGGGTCATCATGTTGGGAGACTCCACGGTGGGCAAGTCGTCCCTGCTGAAGCGCTACACGGAGAACCAGTACCTGGACTCCATCAATGAAACGGTGGGGGTGGACTTCTACGTGCACTTTCTGGAGATGGAGCCCGGGGTCCGGGTCAAGCTGCAGTTCTGGGACACCGCCGGACAGGAGCGCTTCCG GTCTGTGACCCGCTCTTACTACCGTAACTCGGTAGGGGCCCTGCTAGTGTTCGACCTGACCAACCAGGCCTCCTTCGACCACATCAGGGAGTGTCACGCCGAGGTGTGCGAGCGAGTCCAGCCCTACAAGGTCCTCTTCGTCCTGGTGGGCCACAAGTGCGACATGGACGCCCACAAGGAGCGAGCAGTGAGTCGGGAGGAGGCTGAGAAACTGGCCCTACTTTTAGGGGTGCCTTATGTGGAGGCCTCGGCCAAGACTGGTCAGAACGTCAAGGCTGCCTTCGAGCTGTTGGCTCGGGGGGTCTACCTGGGCCTGATGAACGGGGAGGTGGAGCTGCAGGAGGGTTGGGATGGGGTTAAATGTGCAGCACCGCTGACTCTGCAGGCGCACAACACCAGTCCGGGTCAGCCCGTCTCGGCACGCAAGAGCAAGAAGTGCTGTGACTAG
- the si:ch211-79k12.1 gene encoding uncharacterized protein si:ch211-79k12.1, with protein MGSKLPIACLTLATLIDGLSGDLLIRGPEEAVLEGDSVRLECMFTDPALNISRVRFEVFSKWLAIWRTVWKGSWCFYSLHVKQVKNKMVLEIPRVASFSESLFRCVSDDDTLTEPNNASQALSFKVHYLREVQFSRVGLGRLLKLPQELRVRRGDDVALNCYASSSEVARYYWLRENDDWMLPSSLLKLKGVRATDAGVYTCTAEHPTVPLRKWRNISIVVLPEDARWYESNTGQVTLASSLGVFMGLSALISVCTYRRKKKAKTTKEPIDDHSQLKPIYKGNLECLPSNREDKHLLV; from the exons ATGGGATCAAAACTTCCTATTGCATGCCTTACATTGGCCACCCTGATCGATGGCCTCAGTG GTGATTTGCTGATACGAGGACCAGAGGAGGCCGTCCTGGAGGGCGACAGTGTCAGGCTGGAGTGTATGTTCACGGACCCAGCGTTAAACATCAGCAGGGTCAGATTCGAAGTGTTCTCGAAG TGGCTAGCGATTTGGCGCACGGTTTGGAAGGGCTCGTGGTGCTTCTACTCGTTGCACGTGAAGCAAGTGAAGAACAAGATGGTGCTGGAGATCCCCCGAGTGGCCAGCTTCTCAGAGAGTCTTTTCCGCTGCGTGTCGGACGACGATACGCTGACGGAACCTAACAACGCCTCCCAGGCTCTGTCCTTCAAAGTACACT ACCTGAGGGAGGTGCAGTTCTCCAGAGTGGGCTTGGGCAGATTGTTGAAACTCCCACAGGAACTCAGAGTGCGACGCGGGGACGACGTGGCGTTGAACTGCTACGCCAGCTCCTCGGAGGTGGCCAGATACTACTGGCTCAGGGAG AATGATGACTGGATGCTGCCCTCGTCCCTGCTAAAACTGAAAGGAGTGAGGGCCACAGATGCAGGAGTGTACACGTGCACGGCCGAGCATCCCACCGTGCCGCTCAGGAAGTGGCGCAACATCAGCATCGTTGTTCTTCCTG AAGACGCCCGTTGGTATGAGTCCAACACCGGTCAAGTTACACTGGCGTCCTCGCTGGGGGTGTTCATGGGACTCTCGGCTCTCATCAGCGTGTGCACGTACCGCAGGAAGAAGAAGGCCAAGACCACCAAGGAACCCAT CGATGACCACTCTCAGCTCAAGCCCATCTACAAAGGCAACCTGGAGTGTCTCCCTTCAAACAGGGAAGACAAACACCTTCTCGTGTGA